A part of Streptomyces sp. NBC_01451 genomic DNA contains:
- a CDS encoding RDD family protein, with translation MSELVTGEAVALELRPAKLPSRALAVLLDLVVVGLVYTVVAIVLVISTASLDEAARVAVSIAAFILVLVGAPIAVETLSHGRSLGKMACGLRVVRDDGGPIRFRHALVRGAVGVVEILMTFGVVACIASLVSARGRRLGDVVAGTLVVRERVPVGQTAFVPPPPPWLSGRFAELDLSGVPDGLWLAVRQYLTRMRQLDPQVGWAMAERLASDLAACTGTAAPHDVPPGAYLAAVVQERQVREARRAFGSGAAAHGPGVTGVPGVSGVSQSFGAPVPQASAAVPRPPVGSPYPAVAGAPAPVPVVEAAPQDQAGDRRSSGGFAPPA, from the coding sequence GTGAGTGAGCTGGTTACGGGCGAGGCGGTGGCGCTGGAGTTGCGCCCCGCGAAACTGCCCAGCAGGGCGCTTGCCGTGTTGCTCGACCTTGTTGTGGTCGGGTTGGTCTACACCGTTGTCGCCATTGTTCTGGTCATATCCACCGCCTCGTTGGACGAGGCGGCACGGGTCGCTGTCTCCATCGCGGCGTTCATCCTGGTTCTGGTGGGGGCGCCGATCGCGGTGGAGACACTCAGCCACGGTCGTTCGCTCGGCAAGATGGCGTGCGGTCTGCGGGTGGTGCGGGACGACGGCGGGCCGATCCGATTCCGGCATGCGCTGGTACGGGGTGCGGTCGGTGTGGTCGAGATTCTGATGACGTTCGGAGTCGTGGCCTGTATCGCCTCGCTCGTCTCGGCGCGGGGACGGCGGCTCGGTGATGTCGTCGCGGGCACGCTCGTCGTGCGGGAGCGGGTGCCCGTCGGCCAGACCGCGTTCGTTCCTCCTCCGCCGCCCTGGTTGTCCGGACGGTTCGCGGAACTCGATCTGTCGGGCGTGCCCGACGGGTTGTGGCTGGCCGTACGTCAGTATCTGACGCGTATGCGGCAACTTGATCCGCAGGTGGGCTGGGCCATGGCCGAGCGGCTCGCCTCGGACCTGGCGGCGTGTACGGGGACTGCGGCGCCGCACGATGTTCCGCCGGGGGCCTATCTGGCAGCCGTCGTGCAGGAGCGGCAGGTACGAGAGGCTCGGCGGGCGTTCGGGAGCGGGGCGGCGGCCCACGGACCCGGGGTGACTGGGGTTCCGGGGGTGTCTGGGGTGTCTCAGTCGTTCGGGGCTCCGGTGCCGCAGGCGTCGGCTGCGGTTCCTCGCCCGCCTGTCGGCAGTCCCTATCCCGCGGTCGCCGGGGCCCCTGCGCCCGTCCCGGTCGTCGAAGCCGCGCCGCAGGACCAGGCCGGTGATCGCCGCTCCTCCGGTGGGTTCGCGCCGCCCGCCTAA
- the ahcY gene encoding adenosylhomocysteinase: MTTVDARQDFKVADLSLAEFGRKEITLAEHEMPGLMSIRREFAAAQPLAGARIMGSLHMTVQTAVLIETLVALGAEVRWVSCNIFSTQDHAAAAIAVGPNGTPENPQGVPVFAWKGETLEEYWWCTEQALTWPNTPSGGPNMILDDGGDATMLVHKGVEYEKAGKVPSADTAESDEHRVVLELLGRTITDGSQKWTQLASEIRGVTEETTTGVHRLYEMQRDGALLFPAINVNDAVTKSKFDNKYGCRHSLIDGINRATDVLIGGKTAVVFGYGDVGKGCAESLRGQGARVIVTEIDPICALQAAMDGYQVATLDDVVDKADIFITTTGNKDIIMASDMAKMKHQAIVGNIGHFDNEIDMAGLAKIPGIVKDEVKPQVHTWKFPDGKVLIVLSEGRLLNLGNATGHPSFVMSNSFADQTLAQIELFTKPDEYPTDVYVLPKHLDEKVARLHLDALGVRLTTLRPEQASYIGVEVEGPYKPDHYRY; encoded by the coding sequence ATGACGACTGTCGACGCCCGACAGGACTTCAAGGTCGCAGATCTCTCCCTGGCCGAGTTCGGCCGCAAGGAGATCACCCTTGCCGAGCACGAGATGCCCGGCCTGATGTCCATCCGCAGGGAGTTCGCCGCCGCCCAGCCGCTGGCCGGCGCCCGGATCATGGGCTCGCTGCACATGACCGTGCAGACCGCCGTCCTCATCGAGACCCTGGTCGCCCTGGGCGCCGAGGTCCGCTGGGTGTCCTGCAACATCTTCTCCACCCAGGACCACGCCGCCGCCGCCATCGCGGTCGGCCCGAACGGTACGCCCGAGAACCCGCAGGGCGTCCCGGTCTTCGCCTGGAAGGGCGAGACGCTGGAAGAGTACTGGTGGTGCACGGAGCAGGCCCTGACCTGGCCGAACACCCCCTCCGGTGGCCCGAACATGATCCTGGACGACGGCGGCGACGCCACCATGCTCGTCCACAAGGGCGTCGAGTACGAGAAGGCCGGCAAGGTCCCCTCCGCCGACACCGCCGAGTCCGACGAGCACCGCGTCGTCCTCGAACTCCTCGGCCGCACCATCACCGACGGCTCGCAGAAGTGGACCCAGCTCGCCTCGGAGATCCGCGGCGTGACCGAGGAGACCACCACCGGCGTCCACCGCCTGTACGAGATGCAGCGCGACGGCGCCCTCCTGTTCCCGGCGATCAACGTCAACGACGCCGTCACCAAGTCGAAGTTCGACAACAAGTACGGCTGCCGCCACTCCCTGATCGACGGCATCAACCGCGCAACCGACGTCCTCATCGGCGGCAAGACCGCGGTCGTCTTCGGCTACGGCGACGTGGGCAAGGGCTGCGCGGAGTCCCTGCGCGGACAGGGCGCCCGCGTCATCGTCACCGAGATCGACCCGATCTGCGCCCTCCAGGCGGCGATGGACGGCTACCAGGTCGCGACCCTGGACGACGTCGTCGACAAGGCCGACATCTTCATCACCACGACCGGCAACAAGGACATCATCATGGCCTCGGACATGGCCAAGATGAAGCACCAGGCGATCGTCGGCAACATCGGCCACTTCGACAACGAGATCGACATGGCCGGCCTCGCCAAGATCCCGGGCATCGTCAAGGACGAGGTCAAGCCGCAGGTCCACACCTGGAAGTTCCCCGACGGCAAGGTCCTCATCGTGCTGTCGGAGGGCCGCCTGCTGAACCTGGGCAACGCCACCGGCCACCCGTCGTTCGTGATGTCCAACTCCTTCGCGGACCAGACCCTGGCCCAGATCGAGCTGTTCACCAAGCCCGACGAGTACCCGACCGACGTCTACGTGCTGCCCAAGCACCTCGACGAGAAGGTCGCCCGCCTCCACCTCGACGCGCTCGGCGTGAGGCTGACGACGCTCCGCCCGGAGCAGGCCTCGTACATCGGTGTCGAGGTCGAGGGCCCGTACAAGCCGGACCACTACCGCTACTGA
- a CDS encoding cation diffusion facilitator family transporter: MSASGGTRAIVAALGANLAIAAAKFVAFLFSGSSSMLAESVHSLADSGNQGLLLLGGKKAQREATPQHPFGYGRERYIYAFLVSIVLFSVGGMFAIYEGFEKIKHPHEIEHWYWPVGVLVFAIIAEGFSFRTAIKESNPLRGKESWKDFVRHAKAPELPVVLLEDLGALVGLVLALGGVGIALATGDGVWDGIGTLCIGILLILIALVLAVETKSLLLGEAAGPEAVVRIEKAIVDGDTVTGIIHMRTLHLGPEELLVAAKIAVQHDDTAAEVAAAINAAESRIRAAVPIARVIYLEPDIYSEKDAAKGPDREATPGGPAQPAAH, encoded by the coding sequence ATGAGCGCGTCAGGCGGCACCAGGGCGATCGTGGCGGCACTCGGCGCCAACCTCGCGATCGCGGCAGCGAAGTTCGTGGCGTTCCTCTTCAGCGGTTCGTCGTCGATGCTCGCGGAATCCGTGCACTCGCTCGCCGACTCCGGCAACCAGGGCCTGCTCCTCCTCGGCGGCAAGAAGGCCCAGCGCGAGGCGACCCCGCAACACCCCTTCGGCTACGGCCGCGAGCGGTACATCTACGCCTTCCTCGTCTCCATCGTGCTCTTCTCGGTCGGCGGCATGTTCGCGATCTACGAGGGCTTCGAGAAGATCAAGCACCCGCACGAGATCGAGCACTGGTACTGGCCGGTGGGCGTCCTCGTCTTCGCGATCATCGCCGAGGGCTTCTCCTTCCGTACGGCCATCAAGGAGTCCAACCCGCTGCGCGGCAAGGAGTCCTGGAAGGACTTCGTCCGCCACGCCAAGGCCCCCGAACTGCCCGTCGTCCTCCTGGAGGACCTCGGCGCGCTCGTCGGCCTGGTCCTGGCCCTCGGCGGCGTCGGCATCGCCCTCGCCACGGGCGACGGCGTCTGGGACGGCATCGGCACCCTCTGCATCGGCATCCTGCTCATCCTGATCGCCCTGGTACTGGCCGTCGAGACCAAGTCCCTGCTGCTGGGCGAGGCCGCGGGCCCGGAGGCGGTCGTACGGATCGAGAAGGCCATCGTCGACGGCGACACCGTCACCGGCATCATCCACATGCGCACACTCCACCTCGGCCCCGAGGAACTCCTGGTCGCCGCCAAGATCGCCGTCCAGCACGACGACACCGCCGCCGAGGTGGCCGCCGCGATCAACGCCGCCGAGTCCCGCATCCGTGCCGCCGTCCCGATCGCCCGCGTCATCTACCTGGAACCGGACATCTACAGCGAGAAGGACGCAGCCAAGGGTCCCGACCGCGAGGCCACCCCGGGCGGCCCGGCCCAGCCCGCCGCCCACTGA
- the manA gene encoding mannose-6-phosphate isomerase, class I, translating into MDRLDNTIRPYAWGSTTAIAALLGTEPTGEPQAEMWMGAHPGAPSRTGRGTLVEVIDADPQGELGAAAVAKFGPRLPFLLKILAAGAPLSLQVHPNLAQAKEGYADEENRGIPVDAGHRNYKDANHKPELICALTEFDGLCGFRDPSQTADLLAGLDVDSLKPYVDLLRAHPEEAALREVLTAVLGADREDMARTVTEAATACARLGGDYAPYADIARHYPGDPGVIAAMLLNHVRLQPGEALFLGAGIPHAYLNGLGVEIMANSDNVLRCGLTPKHVDVPELLRVVRFEASDPGVLRPEASADGEEVYDTPIDEFRLSRYVLPESGPVRDLTLPTPQILLCTAGSVRTGDIELAPGQSVFVPADEKAEVSGPGTVFRATVVV; encoded by the coding sequence ATGGACCGCCTCGACAACACCATCCGCCCCTACGCCTGGGGTTCCACCACCGCCATCGCGGCGCTCCTCGGCACCGAGCCGACCGGTGAACCGCAGGCGGAGATGTGGATGGGCGCCCACCCCGGCGCCCCCTCGCGCACCGGACGAGGCACGCTCGTCGAGGTCATCGACGCGGACCCGCAGGGCGAACTCGGCGCGGCGGCCGTCGCCAAATTCGGCCCCCGCCTGCCCTTCCTCCTCAAGATCCTCGCGGCCGGCGCCCCCCTCTCCCTCCAGGTGCACCCCAACCTCGCCCAGGCGAAGGAGGGTTACGCGGACGAGGAGAACCGCGGGATCCCGGTGGACGCCGGGCACCGCAACTACAAGGACGCCAACCACAAGCCCGAACTGATCTGCGCCCTCACCGAGTTCGACGGCCTGTGCGGCTTCCGCGACCCCTCGCAGACCGCCGACCTCCTCGCCGGCCTGGACGTCGACTCCCTCAAGCCGTACGTCGACCTGCTGCGCGCCCACCCCGAGGAGGCGGCGCTGCGCGAGGTCCTGACGGCCGTACTCGGCGCGGACCGCGAGGACATGGCCCGCACGGTCACCGAGGCCGCGACCGCCTGCGCCCGCCTCGGCGGCGACTACGCCCCCTACGCGGACATCGCCCGGCACTACCCCGGCGACCCGGGCGTCATCGCCGCCATGCTCCTCAACCACGTCCGACTCCAGCCTGGCGAGGCCCTGTTCCTCGGCGCGGGCATCCCGCACGCCTACCTCAACGGCCTCGGCGTCGAGATCATGGCCAACTCCGACAACGTCCTGCGCTGCGGCCTGACCCCCAAGCACGTCGACGTCCCCGAACTCCTGCGCGTCGTCCGCTTCGAGGCGAGCGACCCCGGCGTACTGCGCCCGGAGGCCTCCGCCGACGGCGAGGAGGTCTACGACACCCCGATCGACGAGTTCCGCCTCTCCCGGTACGTCCTCCCGGAGAGCGGCCCCGTCCGCGACCTCACCCTCCCGACCCCGCAGATCCTGCTCTGCACGGCGGGCTCGGTCCGTACCGGAGACATCGAACTCGCCCCCGGCCAGTCGGTCTTCGTACCCGCTGACGAAAAGGCCGAGGTGTCCGGCCCCGGCACGGTCTTCCGGGCGACGGTCGTCGTCTGA
- a CDS encoding SIS domain-containing protein yields the protein MLDESLLDAPEALADADRRGLLRGAAEAGARVRTAARHAAEAGINDLKPDGRPRAVLIAGPGAAATCVADLLGTLAGATSPVVRLAPTGVAPAAGALRWELPGWAGSVDLLLIATPDGTEPGLSLLAEQAYRRGCTVVAVAPADTPITETVQGAAHGLYVRMATAPYEQEETGRPLAASAPGVLWALLTPLLALLDRTGLVTAPPDMLEKVADRLDHIAERCGPAISTYSNPAKTLAAELADTLPVIWTEGTSAGPAGRRFAAALAELAGRPALAAELPEALAAHGALLASRFAAGADPDDFFRDRVSEAPALHARVVLLRDRPTGGLSAAPAARELALGRDTAISELEPEDGAELETLAELIATTDFAAVYLALTAGT from the coding sequence ATGCTCGACGAATCGCTGCTCGACGCCCCCGAGGCGTTGGCGGACGCAGACCGCCGCGGCCTCCTGCGCGGCGCGGCCGAAGCAGGTGCCCGCGTCCGCACCGCCGCCCGCCACGCGGCGGAGGCGGGCATCAACGACCTGAAACCGGACGGCCGCCCTCGCGCGGTCCTGATCGCGGGCCCCGGCGCCGCCGCGACCTGCGTCGCCGACCTCCTCGGCACCCTCGCCGGCGCGACCAGTCCCGTCGTCCGGCTGGCCCCCACGGGCGTCGCCCCCGCGGCGGGCGCCCTGCGCTGGGAGCTGCCGGGCTGGGCCGGCTCCGTGGACCTGCTCCTGATCGCCACCCCCGACGGCACCGAACCGGGCCTGTCCCTGCTCGCCGAGCAGGCCTACCGCCGCGGCTGCACGGTCGTCGCCGTCGCCCCCGCCGACACCCCGATCACCGAGACGGTGCAGGGCGCGGCCCATGGCCTGTACGTACGCATGGCGACAGCCCCGTACGAACAGGAGGAGACGGGCCGGCCGCTCGCCGCGTCCGCCCCCGGCGTCCTGTGGGCGCTGCTCACCCCGCTGCTCGCCCTCCTCGACCGCACCGGCCTGGTCACCGCCCCGCCGGACATGCTGGAGAAGGTCGCCGACCGCCTCGACCACATCGCCGAACGATGCGGCCCGGCCATCTCGACGTACAGCAATCCGGCCAAGACCCTCGCCGCCGAACTCGCGGACACGCTCCCGGTGATCTGGACGGAGGGCACGTCGGCCGGGCCCGCGGGACGCCGGTTCGCCGCCGCCCTCGCCGAACTCGCCGGCCGCCCCGCGCTCGCCGCCGAACTCCCCGAGGCGCTCGCCGCGCACGGCGCCCTGCTCGCGAGCCGGTTCGCCGCGGGCGCCGACCCCGACGACTTCTTCCGCGACCGGGTGAGCGAGGCGCCCGCCCTGCACGCGCGCGTGGTCCTGCTCCGCGACCGCCCGACCGGCGGCCTCAGCGCGGCCCCCGCCGCCCGCGAACTCGCCCTCGGCCGCGACACGGCGATCAGCGAGCTCGAACCGGAGGACGGCGCCGAACTGGAGACCCTGGCGGAACTGATCGCCACCACGGACTTCGCAGCGGTGTACCTGGCGCTGACCGCCGGAACCTGA
- a CDS encoding Trm112 family protein produces the protein MPLEAGLLEILACPACHAPLKEQETELICTGQDCGLAYPVRDGIPVLLVDEARRPA, from the coding sequence ATGCCGCTCGAAGCCGGCCTCCTGGAGATCCTCGCCTGCCCGGCCTGTCACGCTCCCCTCAAGGAGCAGGAGACCGAGCTGATCTGCACCGGCCAGGACTGCGGCCTGGCGTACCCCGTCCGGGACGGAATCCCCGTACTGCTCGTCGACGAGGCCCGCCGCCCCGCGTAA